TATATGGGTATGCCCCATCTATCGTTCGTCCAATAACGACAACGGTTACGATATCAGCGATTATCAGGATATTATGACGGAGTTCGGGTCCATGGCCGACTTCGATCAGCTGCTGGCCGAAATCCATAACCGCGGCATGCGGCTTATTATGGATCTGGTGCTCAATCATACCTCGGATGAACATCCGTGGTTTATTGAATCCCGTTCCTCAAGGACCAATTCGAAGCGGGATTACTATATCTGGCGGAATGCGAGGGATGGAGCGGAGCCGAACAATTGGGAATCCGTATTCACCGGCTCCGCTTGGGAATATGACGAGTTAACGGATCAATATTATCTCCATCTCTATTCCAAGAAGCAGCCTGATTTAAACATGGAGAATCCGGCGGTCAGGGATGATCTGGTCAAGATGATCCGTTGGTGGCTGGATAAAGGGATTGACGGTTTCCGCGTGGATGCGATTACCCATATTAAGAAGCTTCCGGGTTTGCCGGATATGCCGAATCCGAATCACCTTCGTTATGTCGACTCGAATCCCGGACATCGGAATATCGCGGGCATCCATGAATTTCTTCAGCAATTCAAACGCGAGGCGTTCGCTCATTATGACATTATGACGGTTGGCGAAGCGAGCGGCATTCCGATAGCGGAAGCAGACCGCTGGATCGGGGAAGAGAACGGGTCGCTGAACATGATTTTTCAATTTGAGCATGTCAATCTTGATTTCGGACTGGAAGGACGCTGGGATTATGCGGTCTGGGACTTGGCCGAATTGAAGCAGATCATGCATAAATGGCAGACGGGCCTTGAAGGCGTGGGCTGGAATGCCCTCTATATGGAGAATCACGATCAGCCGCGGTCCGTATCCCGTTTTGGCGATCCGGTCCATTATCATAAGGAATCGTCTAAGATGCTGGCTACTTTTTTTATGCTGATGCAGGGGACGCCGTTTATTTATCAGGGACAGGAAATCGGAATGACGAATGTCGAGTTTGCAGAGCTGAGTGATTATCGGGACGTGGAGATCTACAATTATTATCGCGAGCGGCTTCTGGACGGGAAAGACGTGTCCGAGACGATGCGTAGAATCGCGTACCGGGCTAGGGACAATGCAAGAACGCCGATGCAGTGGGATGACACGCTCTATGGCGGCTTCTCAACGGTTGTGCCGTGGATCCGCTGCAATCCGAATTATCATGAAATCAACGTAGAGCAGCAGCTAACCGATCCCGACTCCATTCTGAATTACTATAAAGCCTTGATCCGACTGCGCAAATCCAGTGAGGCGCTGATCTACGGAAAATATGAAGCCGTGCTTAAAGAGCATTCAGAAATTTTCGCCTATTCCAGATCGCTCGGGAACGAGACGTACTTGATTGTTCTCAACTTTTATAGCGGAACACCGGATTTTCAGTTCCCGGCGGAATGGAGTGAGCATCAACCGGAAGTTGTACTCTCGAATTACGAGCGCTCGGACCGAAGCTTCGACGAATTCGCGCTACACCCTTATGAAGCGATAGTTTATCGTGTAAACTAAGTGGGTAAGCGATTTCTTGAGATGAGAGGTGAAAGCAGCTTGTCACAATTCAATATGATGTCTGCCGCCGTTCTTGATCGCCCGTTATCCATCGGGGTGAAGCAGGTTCCCATTCCCGAGCCGAAGCCGGATGAAGCCTTGATTCAGGTATACTGCATCGGCATATGCGGCTCGGACGTGCATTACTATGAGCATGGACGGATTGGCAGGTATGAGGTGAAGGAACCGCTGATTCTGGGGCATGAGCTTGCCGGCGTTGTGGTAAGGACGGGGGAGAAGGTAAGAAATGTCTCCGTTGGTGACCGCGTGGCCGTGGAACCGGGCGTAACGTGCGGGCGCTGCTCTTATTGTAAAAGCGGACGTTACAACCTGTGTCCGGATGTTGTATTTATGGCAACCCCGCCGGTTGACGGAGCTTGGGCCGAATACGTTGCGGTGCGAAGCGACTTCCTGTTCCGGCTGCCGGATGAAATGTCCTTTGAGGAAGGCGCTTTGCTTGAACCGCTGTCCGTAGGACTCCATGCCGTACGACGGGGGCGTATCCGGCCAGAGGACCGGGTGCTCGTGCTCGGACTGGGGCCGATTGGCTTGCTTGCCATGGAGGCGGCCAAAATGTCCGGAGCCTCTCAGGTATATGGCAGCGACGTCGTGGAATACCGGCGTGATCTGGCCCTGCAGATGGGAGCCTCCGGCGTGATCAATCCGATGGGCGAATCCGTTTCGCAGCGATTGAACGAACTGACGGACGGCAATGGCATTGATCTTATTATTGAAACGTCGGGCAACGCCGGGGCCATCGCGGATTCGATCGGATATGTGAACCGGGGAGGCCGGATCGTGTTTGTAGGTCTGCCCACAAAGGATGCGATCCCGGTGGATATTGGCGCTTTGGTTGACGCCGAGCTGGATGTATACGGCGTGTTCCGCTACGCAAACACGTACCCGGCGGCTATTCAGATGCTGCAAAACAAGGCCAGCCGCATACGCGACATCATCACCCACCAATTTTCCTTGGATCAGATCGAGGAAGCCGTAGAGCTTGCTCGCACGCACAAGGACACCAGCGTAAAAGTCATGATCTATCCTCATCCAAACGCTTAAGGTTGTTCGCGGCCTGGAGAGTCGCTTCCGGAGCTGGCGTGTAACAAACGCGCCAATGCAGCGTAATGGACCATCATCAAAAAGCACCGCTCCAATACTTGTCGGAGCGGTGCTTTTTTTCGTGTTACCGGTTAGTTCGGGCGTTCATTACTCATCCAGCTGTCGATGCGGAGATCATCGCCGTAGCTGTCGCGGGCCGAAATTTCGCCGAGCTTCTGCTCGGCTTCCTCGCGGGTATCGAACCCGCCGATGACCGCGAGGAAGTCGTTGCTGGTCGTCTTAATGAAGGTCACGTCGTCTTCCATATAAATCTCTTCAAGGATGGCGAGGGATTCCCCTTGCGGCATGGCTTCACTGCGGATATAGAAGACCTCGCGCGGGGTGACCGGCTCTCCGGTTGAAGTGAGCTTCAGCTCAATATAGCCGGGGTCTTTATATTCGGATACGGTATGTTTCACGCCATCCTTCAGTTCAACAACAAAACGCATGGCCGAGTCGTCCAGAATCACATTTTCATAGACATCCTTCACCAGCGGCAGAGCCAGCATGTCTTTCTTGAGGGTTTCATAATCAAAATTTCGTACTCCGTTAAACGTGAAGATCAGACGGTTTGGCGCATCCCGATGATCCACTGTGTAGGCCGGGACACTGGAAACGGACTTGCCTTCCTGGTTAAATTGAATTTTTAATACGTCTTCGGAAGCTTCCGTGCCCACGGTAACACCGTCGGTCCGCTCGCCTCCGCCCCCGAACTGCAGAACCTGAACGATGCTGCCCACCACAGGGACTTTGGATAGGGCGTTGGCCACCGTCGGGATGTTGACCACGAATAGCAGGGCAACGGCAGCTGCAACAACGGAAGAGTATCTCGTCAAGCGCATGGAACGTTTGCGGGCAGCCGCCTTTTTCTGTGCAGCATCGATAACGCCGGTTAGCTGGGCGGGGATTTCAATGTGTTCGTAGCGTTCTTTTCCTGTCATAGGCTATCGACCTCTCCCTCGATTAGATATGATTTTAATTTTCCGATAATACGATAAAACCTGGTCTTGACGGTACTTTCGGACACGGATAACACATCCGCCATTTCTCGAAAGCGCAGGTCTTCAAAAAACTTCAAAATGATGTAGGTTTTCTCCTCCGGCAGCAGTCTGTCCAGCGCATCGTACAGATCCATCTTCTCTTCCAGCGGTACGGCATGCTCTTCGGCTGCATAGTCCTGCGTCTGGTCTTCCATATAAGTAACCCGCTTCTTGCGACCGAGATGGTCGATGGCAGCGTTAATGACGATCCGGGTCATCCAGGAATCAAAATACTGCGGCGTGTTCATCCGATCGTAAGCGAGATATCCCTTATAGGTTGCCTCGGAGACGATATCCAGTGCCTCCTGTTCATTTTTGACATAGCAATAGGCTACCCGGTACAACTTGTTTTTGCATTTCTCCATATTTTCGCTGAACTGTTGCTGCTTCGACTCTTTCGCTCTCAGTTCACTCACCCCTAACTACTAGCACTAGTATTCATGTCATGGCACGAATTCGTGTCAACTATTCATTCATTGGCCGGATTGGATCATGCTCAAGTACTTGAGTGCGCTTGACTGATCATTAGACCGTGGAGGGGGCCAAATAGTTTTAACCGGGGATAAAAAAATCCATGAACTTAACAGAAGTCCTTAACGGTGTTACTATATTAACCATATAAAATGTACGGAGGCCAGAACATGTAGGTTTTTCTACCCTAACCCATACAACTAAATACAGAATTGGGGTAGAAAGATGAAGAGGAAATCTTTTCGATATCTCTGGATCGGTCAGGCGCTCGCCAATAGCGGCGATTTATTTTACATTGTCGGTCTGATGGCTATGATCCATGAGATTACAGGATCTGCCATGCTGATGGCTATGGTACCCTTTCTCACGACGATGGCACGGTTTATAAGCGGGAGCTTTGCACCCGTATTAATGGATAAATACAGCCTCAAGTCACTGCTTGCTTCGTCTCAGATCGGAAAAACGGCCATGCTGTTTCTGTTGTTGGTAACCTGCTATGTGCTGGGAGAGCTGGAGGTGACGGTTTATGCAATTCTCGGATTCGTATTCCTCATCTCTCTGCTCGATGGCTGGGCTGCACCTGCAAGTCATGCCATGCTGCCGCGTCTGGTGGATGCCGCTGAGCTGACGAAAGCGAACAGCTTTGTTGCCATCGTGGATCAGTTGATCCAACTGGGAGGCTGGGCCGTTGGGGGACTGCTGGTCGCAGCCTTGGGCGGAAGCAACGTGATATGGTTGACCTTTGCTCTGGCCCTGGCAGCCGCTGTCTGCATGAAGATGATCGAGGATCGGCATGAATCCACTCCGGAACAGAATGAGAAGGCGCGCGTTTCGAATTGGCGTTCCATTCAGGAAGGGTGGACACTCATTTGGAAACAGCCTTCTATTCGGGCGATTCACGTGATTTATGTATTGGAGACGATGGCGGGCGTGATTTGGATCGCGGCGACCATCTACGTGTATGTAGCCGATGTGTTGCACAGGGAAGAGGCATGGTGGGGATATATCAACGCAAGCTTTTTCCTGGGACTTATGCTGGGCGGACTGTTTGGCATGAGAGGCGCAGGGCTGATCGACCGCAACATCCGCAAGTTCGTTATCTGCTCTTCCTTCGGCATCAGTATCATGACGTTCGGTTTTGGATTGACCTCGGTGCCTTGGCTGGCCCTGGTGTTCTCGGCAGGCTTCGGCGTTTTTGAACAGCTTAAGGCAGTCTCGCTTCAGACTACACTGCAGCGGGGCGTATCTGTCCATGTATTGCCGAAAGTGTACGCTGCCCAAAGCGCGCTAGTTTCGCTGGTATTCGGCTTATCCACCCTGTTATTTGGTTTCATAACCGATGAATTCGGCGTTCGGGCTACGTATATCATCGCTGCCACGGTGCTGTTCATCTCGGGATGCTACGCATTACGGATACGAACGAGATTGCCGGAGTCAGGGGAGGGGCTTGAACAAGGACGGATCGGCATCGAATAATCATTAAAAAAGGCGAGCTTAAGGCTCGACTTTTTTGCATGCATAAATGGATCCGGACACGAGCTACAGCAAGCATCATCAATACGGTTTACTGAACGTGAAACCTTAATAATCGCGGGGCAATACTGGTTTTGAAAATCTTTCGAGAATCCGGTTGACAATCCATCTACTACGTATTACGATATACCTGTAGTAGGTCACACTGAATACCGACAACACTGAGCAATGAGGTTGCAAAAATATTTTAAAGAAATTGTTGACATCCCTTACTACTTAGTATTACAATGTACATGTAATGAGTAATACTTAATAGCGTGTTTTTCCAAATGCTATTAAGTAAAAAATTCCCTTAGTACTATGTTATACTGAATATAGGTAATACTGAATAGGGGAGGGACGAAATAAAGGAGGCTTTCCAATATGGAAAATTTAACTGAAATGCTGAAGGGTTCGCTGGAAGGCTGCGTGCTGGAAATCATCAGCCGCCGTGAAACCTATGGCTATGAGATTACCCGCCGTCTGAACGAGCTTGGCTTTACCGAAGTCGTGGAAGGGACGGTCTACACCATACTCGTGCGGTTAGAAAAGAAAAAGCTGGTGAACATTGAAAAGAAACCGTCAGATATGGGGCCGCCGCGCAAGTTTTACTCACTTAATGAGGCTGGCCGTCAGGAGCTTGAATTGTTTTGGGAAAAATGGGATTTCTTATCCTCCAAAATCAACGTCTTGAAGTCAAATTAGCTTCATAAGATATTCCGTCCGATATTTGTGTGGTGCCTTGGTCAGCTTTATATAAAAGGAGGGAAAATAATATGTTGGAAATGTTCAAAAAAATGATTGGTGATAAAAAAGAGTACAAAATGATGATGGCACGGGTTGAAGCCCTTCCAGAGGACTACCAGTTTGTGTTTAAGAAAATTCAAAACTACATGTGGAATTTCTCAACGGGCAACGGGATGGATATGCTGCACATGCAGTATGAATTAATCGAGTTGTTCGAAGCCGGTGCGGCCGATGGCAGACAAGTGCTGGAGATCACTGGTGACGACGTGGCGTCCTTTGCCGATGAACTAGTGGCAAACGCTAAAACCTATGTAGCCAAGTATCGGGAAGATTTGAATCAGGATATCTTGAACCGATTGGGAAAAAAATAACTCCAATAGATAATACGACTGATTAGCTGGTTATCAAATGTGACTTACCGCCTTCGCTATTCAGTTAATTTTTGACCTGGTAGTAAGTTATACAGATTATCAGTCATACTAAATAGATGAGTGTAGGTAATCCAGCTCCGCAAGGCGCTTATTATAAGGAGGATAAAATATGAGAAATGCAGCGATTTCTGTAAAAGGGTTAAAAAAATCCTTTAAAGACAAAGAAGTCTTAAAGGGGGTGGATTTTGAGGTGCAGCGCGGCGAAATTTTCGCACTGCTGGGCTCCAATGGAGCGGGCAAGACGACGACAGTCAATATCCTCTCGACGCTGATGAAGCCCGATGGCGGGGAAGTGGGTATTTGCGGCTTTGACGTCCAGCGTCAACCGGATCATGTTCGCCAGAGCATTAGTCTGACAGGGCAGTTTGCAGCTTTGGACGGCATGCTCACCGGGCGGGAAAACCTGATGATGATCGCCAAGTTGCGGGGAGTTTCCAATCCTGCTCAAGTTGCCGACAATCTGCTTGCAAGATTCAGCCTGACCGATGCGGCTAATCGCCGGGCAGACCAGTATTCCGGCGGGATGAAGCGCCGGATTGACATCGCCATGAGCCTGATCGGGACGCCAGCCGTCATTTTTCTCGACGAACCGACGACAGGGCTTGATCCCGAAGCGCGAATTGAAGTCTGGGATACCGTCAAGGAGCTTGCCGGCGGCGGCACGACCATCTTGCTGACGACCCAGTATCTGGAGGAAGCCGAACAGTTGGCGGACCGTATCGCCATCTTGCATAGCGGAAAAATCATCACGACCGGTACGCTTGCCGAACTCAAGGCGATGTTCCCGCCAGCGAAAGTGGAATACATTGAGAAGCAGCCGACGTTGGAGGAAATTTTCCTCGCGATCATCGGCAACAAGGAGGCGATGTAAATGAAAAACAAAACAGGGACATTACTAGGACGTTTAATGCGCAACATCTTGCGCAGCCCGGATACGATTATCACGGTGGCGATTACGCCGATTATGATGATGCTGCTGTTTGTCTACGTATTTGGCGGTGCCATAGAGACAGGTACGAACAACTACGTCAATTATTTATTGCCGGGAATCCTGTTGATGGCTGTCGCATCCGGCGTCGCTTACACTTCACTGCGGCTGTTTACGGATATAAAAAGCGGGTTGATGGCGCGTTTCGTTACCATGCCCATCAAGCGCTCTTCGATATTGTGGGCTCACGTGTTGACCTCGCTAGTTTCTAATGCACTTACTGTTGTTGTGGTTTTCCTTGTCGCGCTGCTGATGGGCTTCCGTTCAAGCGCGAGTATCCTGGATTGGCTTGCGGTAGCGGGGATACTAGGGTTGTTTACGCTGGCGCTGACATGGCTGGCGGTCATCCCTGGATTGACAGCGAAGTCTATGGAAGGGGCGACAGCCTACTCGTATCCGCTGATTTTCCTGCCGTTTATCAGTTCGGCCTTTGTCCCCACCGAAACCATGCCTAAAATGGTTCGGGCGTTTGCAGAGAACCAACCCGTGACATCTATCGTGAATACGATTCGTTCCCTCTTGTATGAAGGGTCTGTTGGGAACGGGATCTGGGTTGCGCTTGGCTGGTGCGTCGGCATCATGGTCATCGCTTACTTCTTCGCCAGTAAACAATTTAAACGCCAGTTAGGGTAAGTACACCATGATGAAATAGCCATATCAATAGTCAGCCGCTAGTGAAAGAGGCCCTCCCTTGTTATGCAGGGGAGAGCCTTTTTTTTGGATTGCTATGTTGTTATCGTGAAGGGCCGATGGCTATCCAGGACATGAAACCATAGGCGAGATTGCAGTTAGGCTGGCGGCTTACTTCTAGGACGGCGGCATCCTCACGCTGGGATTTCAAGGAGATCTGGAAGCCAGGATTATTGCTCATTCCCACAATGATATAGTTGATCCCAGCAAAAGCCTCCTCGAATTGGACGGTCACCTCGGTCAAGGCTTCAGCTCCAAATACAAAAGGCGTCATGCCGAATTGCTGCAGCTTCGGCTGGCCGGCTGCGCTGCGTATTGGCGCAAAGCTTAAATGTTCTGCCGTTACGGCACCTTTAGTCAATTGTTGTCCGGTAACGGCTCCGTCGGCCAGATGGGCGCTTGTGACGGCGCCGTTTGCAAGTTTATCGCTATCAATGGAGCCTTCGGCTAACGTAAAGTTATTGAAGGCATCCGGTCCAAGATGCTTGCTGCCGATGGTTCCGTCGGCAATTTGCGCTCCGGTAAGTGAGCCGTCAGCAATGTGCGTGCTCGTGATGGAAGCCTCTGCAATCTTGCTGCCGTCAACCGATCCTTCGGCCAACGTGAAGTTATTGAAGGCATCCGGTCCGAGATGCTTGCTGCCGATGGCCCCGTCGGCAATCTGGATACCAGTAAGCGAACCATCAGCAATGTGCGTGCTCGTGATGGAAGCCTCTGCAATCTTGCTGCCGTCAACCGATCCTTCGGCCAACGTGAAGTTATTGAAGGCATCCGGTCCGAGGTGTCTGCTGCCGATGGCTCCGTCGGCAATCTGGGCGCCAGTCAGCGAGCCGTCAGCAATGTGGGCGCTCGTGATGGAAGTCTTGGCAATCTGGCTACCCGTCACCGATCCTTCGGCCAACGTGAAGTTAATGAAGGCATCCGGCCCGAGGTGCTTGCTGCCGATGGCCCCGTCGGCAATCTGTGCGCCAGTCAGCGAGCCTTCAGCAACGTGCTTGCCGGTGATGGAAGCCTCAGCAATCTTGCTGCCAGTAACCGATCCTTCGGCCAACGTGAAGTTATTGAAGGCATCCGGTCCGAGGTGCTTGCTGCCGATGGCTCCGTCGGCAATTTGCAATCCAGTGAGGGAGCCGTCAGCAATGTGAGCGCCTGTAATGGAAGCCTCAGCAATCTTACTGCCTGTGACCGATCCTTCGGCCAACGTGAAGTTATTGAAGGCATCCGGTCCGAGGTGCCTGCTGCCGATGGTTCCGTCGGCAATTTGCGCTCCAGTGAGGGAGCCGTCAGCAATGTGAGCGCCTGTAATGGAAGCCTCGGCAATCTTGCTGCCGTCAACAGATCCTTCGGCCAACGCGAAGTTATTGAAGGCATCCGGTCCGAGATGCTTGCAGCCGATGGCCCCTTCGGCAATCTGGATACCAGTAAGCGAACCTTCAGCTACATGCAATCCAGTGATGGAAGCCTCAGCAATCTTGCTGCCAGTAACCGATCCTTCGGCTAACGTGAAGTTATCGAAAGCATCCGGTCCAAGATGCTTGCAGCCGATGGCTCCGTCGGCAATCTGTGCGCCCGTCAGCGATCCTTCAGCAACGTGCTTGCCGGTGATGGAATCGTCAGCAATCTTGCTGCCTGTAATTCCACCGTCCTGCACAAGTTCCGTTGTGATTGCGCCGGCTTCGATATGCTGCGAACCGATGCTGGAAATTTGCAGGTGATGGGGAAGAACGGCACCCTCCGCCAGCTGCCTCGATTTTACGGCCCCCGGCTGCAATTGATCGACGCCAACGCTGTCCGGCTGCAGGTGGACATGACCGACAGACTGATTTCCAAGATGCGCTGCGTTGATCGAGTACGGCGCCAGGTGATGGCTTTGAATCGAGAATAACTCAATATGCTTGGAGTTCACAGCGCCTTCGGCAAGATGTCCGCTCTGGATCGACTCTCCGGCGATATGCTCAGGAAGGACAGCGTCGTTCGTGATATGTGCGGACTCTATGCTTTCGGCTTGAATGTGCCGGGCATTGACAGAGCCGGAAGCAAGATGGCGTCCAGTCACCGATCCTTCATCCATATGCTGTGACTTCACAATATCCACACCCAGATGGTCAGACTGGACGCTCGCTTCTTGCAGATGCACTGCTGAAATGGAAAGAGGCTTGATCTTGTCACCACTCACGGCGTTCGCCTGCAGCGCGGATCCCGAGACCGACGAAGGCGAGAGATGGGCTTCCGTAATCGATTGCGACCCGATTTTTACGCCCGGTATGCTGCCGTCGGCAAACAACGCTTCCGCCGAGCGGCTTTCATCGGCCAAATGGCTTAACATGATGGATTTTTTCTTCAAGTGATAACCATGAATAGCTTCCTGCACGATATGTTTGCCCAGGATGGATTCCAGTCCCAGATGTGCGCCCTCTACAGCTTGCGGAGCGATTTTTTCCGAAGTAACGGCCTTGTTCTGAATTGCTTCGGAAGTCACCGCACTCGGCGAGAGATGAGTGGATTGAACGGCCTTTGGAGCTATTTTGCCAGCAGAGACACTGCTCTCAGCCAGTTTATTAGAAGTTACGGCAAGGTCTGTCAGTTTATCCGTGGTCACGCTTTCCGGAGACAGCTTCGGTGAGGTTACGGCGTGGTCCCCCAGATGTCGAGGCGCAATAACCCCATCGCCGATCGAGGACTCCGCGATGCTGCCTGCGGCAATTTTATCTGTCGTTACCGCACCCTGGGCGAGCGCTTGAGTCCGTACGCTTCCCTTCTGCAGATGACGGCTGGCAATAGAGCCATCGGCCAGATGCTGCTCGCGAACCGCACCGTTTTGCAGAGCTTCGGCGCCTACACTGCCCCCTGACAGATGCTGCTGCTGAATGGCCTCACTGGCAATATTGCCGGAGGTCACGCCATGCTTAGCAATAATGGCTCCGCCAACCGATCCAAGCGCAAGCTTTTGGCTCGTCACGCTCTCAGGGGCCAGCGTCTCTTCTCCGACGGATGCGGGTTGAAGATGCTGTTTTCCGATCGCTCCGTCAGCCAGATGCTGCTCCGCTATCGTTTTGGGATGAATGGCGCGCCCTATGACGCTTTGAGGCGCGAGATGCTTAGGTAAGATGCTGCCCTCGGCAATGTGCTCGGCGTTTACTGCATCCGCAGCGAGATGCCGGGTTTGAATGGCATTCGATGCAATTTGGTCCGATTCCACCGTGCCCTTAGCCAGATGACGCGTTTGGACGGCTTCATTGGCAATTTTGTTAGGAAGTATGCTCTGATCCGCGATTTTCGAAGCCGTCACCGCCTGTTCCACCAGCTTCACCGTATGGACGGATTGATCGGCAAGCTTGGAGCTTGTGACACTGGAATCAGCCAGATGGCGGGCGGATACTGCATTGATGCTGATCTGATCGGAACCGATAGAGCCAGGCCGGATTTGCTCTGAGCCTATGGCTCCGTCCGCTAAATGGCGGGCGCTGAGCGAGCCTTCTTCAATATGTCCGGCATTGATGGCACCATCTGCAATTAGGCCTGACCCGATGCTGCCGGCAGCAATATGCTCTGCAGTTACAGCTTCGCTTGCCAAATGCTTACTTTCGATGCTTTGCGGTTTTATGTGGGACGCTGAGATGGCGTCATCGGCGATTTTTTTTCCTGTTACGGCACCTTCACGGATTTTGGTCGAAGTGACTGCATCCTCTGCAAGCTTGGAGCTATGGACGCTCTCATTAGCGAGATGTCGGGTTTCTACGGCGCTGGATGCGATTTTGTCTCCTTGAACCGCTTGGTCTTCGAGCAGGTCGGTTGTCACGAGAAGCTGTTGAAGATGACGTGCAGTAATAGCCCCATCCGCGATTTTATCGCTAACTACGGCGTGGTCTGCCAGCTTCTGCGAGGTTATACTGCCATCCTTGATCTTGCTGGCATTCACGGAACCGTCTCGAAACTTGCGCGTAGATAAGATGCCATCCATTAGATGTTCACCCGTGACCGATAATGGCGCAATTTTTCCTGAGGTCACGGCTTCGTCGGCAATGTGCAGACTGGTGATGCTGTAGTCTTGTATGGCTTCAGGCCCAACGGCACCACGCGACAGCTTGGATGCTGTGACTGCTCTCGAAGCGATCCGGCTTTCGGTTACCGCATATTCCCCTATATCCTCTGTATATATGAATGCGCCCTTAATTTCAGGCATTTCCTTCTCCATAATCAGCTGCACATGCTCGATCTCCATCTCGGGAAGGGAGGGGGATCGGTAGGCACGGTCAGGGTGTCAGCGGCTACAGCCTCTTCTGTAGGTAAGCTGGAATCTTCGTCAGATCTCGATAATGGGATGTTTTCTTTGTTTTCTTTTTCTTCTTGTTTTAATTCCATGATGCCGATAAGATCCTCATCCAGATCCATAATGGTTGCTGCTGAAAGAATGTGGGCATCTTTATCTTTTTTTGGGCTGCGTCCTTTATTTCGCTCGAGCAGATCGAGTTCCCTCGTAGTGGGATCTACCCTGTAGGGCTGGGAAGAGGAAGATGATGGGCTTTTCTTCTTTTTCTTCAAAACAACACGCTCCTTCCGAATACTCATCGTCTCCGGTATCATATGCAGCCGTTTAGGCGGCTGTCACTGGTCTTTTGGGATTCGACAAACGAAAGGGCAGCGTAACATGGAAAAGGACCCGGCCAAAGGCCGAGTCCTTGATTGAGCGCTAGAAAGCACATATAAAATTTAACCCCTGACGGCCGGTAACGGCTGTACAGTCGGTTCCGTATTTGAAGTTTCTTCAAGAATCTTTGCTTCTAAAACGACAAAAGCCCTGCCTCTCTTTC
This Paenibacillus sp. JZ16 DNA region includes the following protein-coding sequences:
- a CDS encoding glycoside hydrolase family 13 protein, encoding MQKVWWKEAVAYEIYPRSFMDSNEDGIGDLQGVISRLDYLKDLGIDVIWVCPIYRSSNNDNGYDISDYQDIMTEFGSMADFDQLLAEIHNRGMRLIMDLVLNHTSDEHPWFIESRSSRTNSKRDYYIWRNARDGAEPNNWESVFTGSAWEYDELTDQYYLHLYSKKQPDLNMENPAVRDDLVKMIRWWLDKGIDGFRVDAITHIKKLPGLPDMPNPNHLRYVDSNPGHRNIAGIHEFLQQFKREAFAHYDIMTVGEASGIPIAEADRWIGEENGSLNMIFQFEHVNLDFGLEGRWDYAVWDLAELKQIMHKWQTGLEGVGWNALYMENHDQPRSVSRFGDPVHYHKESSKMLATFFMLMQGTPFIYQGQEIGMTNVEFAELSDYRDVEIYNYYRERLLDGKDVSETMRRIAYRARDNARTPMQWDDTLYGGFSTVVPWIRCNPNYHEINVEQQLTDPDSILNYYKALIRLRKSSEALIYGKYEAVLKEHSEIFAYSRSLGNETYLIVLNFYSGTPDFQFPAEWSEHQPEVVLSNYERSDRSFDEFALHPYEAIVYRVN
- a CDS encoding NAD(P)-dependent alcohol dehydrogenase, with protein sequence MSQFNMMSAAVLDRPLSIGVKQVPIPEPKPDEALIQVYCIGICGSDVHYYEHGRIGRYEVKEPLILGHELAGVVVRTGEKVRNVSVGDRVAVEPGVTCGRCSYCKSGRYNLCPDVVFMATPPVDGAWAEYVAVRSDFLFRLPDEMSFEEGALLEPLSVGLHAVRRGRIRPEDRVLVLGLGPIGLLAMEAAKMSGASQVYGSDVVEYRRDLALQMGASGVINPMGESVSQRLNELTDGNGIDLIIETSGNAGAIADSIGYVNRGGRIVFVGLPTKDAIPVDIGALVDAELDVYGVFRYANTYPAAIQMLQNKASRIRDIITHQFSLDQIEEAVELARTHKDTSVKVMIYPHPNA
- a CDS encoding sigma-70 family RNA polymerase sigma factor gives rise to the protein MSELRAKESKQQQFSENMEKCKNKLYRVAYCYVKNEQEALDIVSEATYKGYLAYDRMNTPQYFDSWMTRIVINAAIDHLGRKKRVTYMEDQTQDYAAEEHAVPLEEKMDLYDALDRLLPEEKTYIILKFFEDLRFREMADVLSVSESTVKTRFYRIIGKLKSYLIEGEVDSL
- a CDS encoding MFS transporter, which produces MKRKSFRYLWIGQALANSGDLFYIVGLMAMIHEITGSAMLMAMVPFLTTMARFISGSFAPVLMDKYSLKSLLASSQIGKTAMLFLLLVTCYVLGELEVTVYAILGFVFLISLLDGWAAPASHAMLPRLVDAAELTKANSFVAIVDQLIQLGGWAVGGLLVAALGGSNVIWLTFALALAAAVCMKMIEDRHESTPEQNEKARVSNWRSIQEGWTLIWKQPSIRAIHVIYVLETMAGVIWIAATIYVYVADVLHREEAWWGYINASFFLGLMLGGLFGMRGAGLIDRNIRKFVICSSFGISIMTFGFGLTSVPWLALVFSAGFGVFEQLKAVSLQTTLQRGVSVHVLPKVYAAQSALVSLVFGLSTLLFGFITDEFGVRATYIIAATVLFISGCYALRIRTRLPESGEGLEQGRIGIE
- a CDS encoding PadR family transcriptional regulator produces the protein MENLTEMLKGSLEGCVLEIISRRETYGYEITRRLNELGFTEVVEGTVYTILVRLEKKKLVNIEKKPSDMGPPRKFYSLNEAGRQELELFWEKWDFLSSKINVLKSN
- a CDS encoding DUF1048 domain-containing protein; amino-acid sequence: MLEMFKKMIGDKKEYKMMMARVEALPEDYQFVFKKIQNYMWNFSTGNGMDMLHMQYELIELFEAGAADGRQVLEITGDDVASFADELVANAKTYVAKYREDLNQDILNRLGKK
- a CDS encoding ABC transporter ATP-binding protein, encoding MRNAAISVKGLKKSFKDKEVLKGVDFEVQRGEIFALLGSNGAGKTTTVNILSTLMKPDGGEVGICGFDVQRQPDHVRQSISLTGQFAALDGMLTGRENLMMIAKLRGVSNPAQVADNLLARFSLTDAANRRADQYSGGMKRRIDIAMSLIGTPAVIFLDEPTTGLDPEARIEVWDTVKELAGGGTTILLTTQYLEEAEQLADRIAILHSGKIITTGTLAELKAMFPPAKVEYIEKQPTLEEIFLAIIGNKEAM
- a CDS encoding ABC transporter permease produces the protein MKNKTGTLLGRLMRNILRSPDTIITVAITPIMMMLLFVYVFGGAIETGTNNYVNYLLPGILLMAVASGVAYTSLRLFTDIKSGLMARFVTMPIKRSSILWAHVLTSLVSNALTVVVVFLVALLMGFRSSASILDWLAVAGILGLFTLALTWLAVIPGLTAKSMEGATAYSYPLIFLPFISSAFVPTETMPKMVRAFAENQPVTSIVNTIRSLLYEGSVGNGIWVALGWCVGIMVIAYFFASKQFKRQLG